From one Rhodovulum sp. ES.010 genomic stretch:
- a CDS encoding hydroxypyruvate isomerase family protein: MPRFCANLDFLFTERPFLDRFAAARAAGFEAVEVLFPYDHDPGEIAARLAGEGLALALINTPAGDWAAGERGFAARPDDVVRFREGFLRGAELAARLGARHLHLLAGCAAGPEAQETYRDNLAWAADTAPGQNLTIEPINPVDIPGYFLARFDDAIALLDTLERPNLHLQFDAYHARRIAGDVPGLWSRVKARVAHVQVASTPARDEPVASEIDYLGFFARLDADGYDGWISGEYHPAGRTEDGLGWMSMAG; the protein is encoded by the coding sequence GTGCCCCGGTTCTGCGCGAATCTCGATTTTTTGTTCACCGAGCGGCCCTTCCTCGACCGTTTCGCCGCCGCGCGGGCGGCGGGGTTCGAGGCGGTGGAGGTCCTTTTTCCCTACGACCACGACCCCGGCGAGATCGCCGCGCGCCTCGCCGGCGAGGGGCTGGCGCTCGCGCTGATCAACACCCCCGCGGGCGACTGGGCCGCGGGCGAGCGGGGCTTCGCCGCGCGGCCGGACGATGTTGTGCGGTTTCGCGAGGGTTTCCTGCGCGGCGCGGAACTGGCCGCACGGCTCGGGGCCCGGCACCTGCACCTCCTGGCCGGCTGTGCCGCGGGGCCGGAGGCGCAGGAGACCTATCGCGACAACCTCGCCTGGGCCGCCGACACCGCGCCCGGCCAGAACCTGACCATCGAGCCGATCAACCCGGTCGACATCCCCGGCTATTTCCTGGCCCGCTTCGACGATGCGATCGCCCTGCTCGACACGCTGGAACGCCCCAACCTGCATCTGCAATTCGACGCCTACCACGCAAGGCGCATCGCGGGCGACGTGCCGGGGCTCTGGTCGCGGGTGAAGGCGCGGGTTGCGCATGTGCAGGTGGCCTCGACGCCCGCTCGGGATGAACCCGTGGCCAGCGAGATCGACTATCTCGGATTCTTCGCGCGGCTCGATGCGGACGGCTACGACGGCTGGATAAGCGGGGAGTATCACCCTGCGGGCCGCACAGAGGACGGGCTTGGCTGGATGTCGATGGCCGGCTAG
- a CDS encoding MoxR family ATPase: MSDETELVAEIETLGTRLAEAKDSITKRFIGQERVVDLTLSALLCGGHGLLIGLPGLGKTRLVDTLSTVMGLNGARIQFTPDLMPADILGSEVLETGEDGSRAFRFIEGPIFCQLLMADEINRASPRTQSALLQAMQEKSVTIAGEAHPLTPPFHVLATQNPIEQEGTYPLPEAQLDRFLVQIDVPYPDRKTEHDILIATTGLEEEEAHGVFSAEQLIAAQKTVRRMPVGEAVVELILDLVRACRPQEPEAPEIVREAVAWGPGPRAAQALMLTVRAQALLEGRLAPSADDVLKMAAPVLTHRMALSFAARARGDSLAEVIESVAREVVRVEAAA, encoded by the coding sequence ATGTCCGACGAGACCGAGCTGGTCGCCGAGATCGAGACGCTGGGCACCCGGCTGGCCGAGGCCAAGGACAGCATTACCAAGCGGTTCATCGGCCAGGAGCGGGTCGTCGACCTGACCCTCTCGGCTCTTCTGTGCGGCGGCCACGGGTTGCTGATTGGTCTGCCGGGGCTGGGCAAGACGCGGCTGGTGGACACGCTCTCCACGGTTATGGGGCTGAACGGGGCGCGCATCCAGTTCACTCCCGACCTGATGCCGGCTGACATCCTCGGCTCCGAGGTGTTGGAGACCGGCGAGGACGGCTCCCGCGCCTTCCGCTTCATCGAGGGGCCGATCTTCTGCCAGCTGTTGATGGCCGACGAGATCAACCGCGCCTCTCCCCGGACCCAGTCGGCGCTGTTGCAAGCCATGCAGGAAAAATCCGTTACGATTGCAGGCGAGGCGCACCCGCTGACCCCGCCCTTCCACGTGCTCGCGACGCAAAACCCGATCGAGCAGGAGGGGACCTATCCGCTGCCCGAGGCGCAGCTCGACCGGTTTCTGGTGCAGATCGACGTGCCCTATCCCGACCGCAAGACCGAGCATGACATCCTGATCGCCACGACCGGGCTGGAAGAGGAGGAGGCGCATGGGGTGTTCAGCGCCGAGCAACTGATCGCCGCGCAGAAGACGGTGCGCCGGATGCCGGTGGGCGAGGCGGTGGTCGAGTTGATCCTCGATCTCGTCCGCGCCTGCCGCCCGCAGGAACCCGAGGCGCCCGAGATCGTACGCGAGGCGGTGGCCTGGGGGCCGGGGCCGCGCGCCGCCCAGGCCCTGATGCTGACGGTGCGCGCCCAGGCGCTGCTCGAGGGCCGGCTGGCGCCGTCCGCCGACGACGTGCTCAAGATGGCCGCGCCGGTGCTGACCCACCGCATGGCGCTGAGTTTCGCGGCGCGGGCCCGCGGCGACAGCCTGGCGGAGGTGATCGAGAGCGTGGCGCGCGAGGTCGTGCGGGTCGAGGCCGCCGCGTGA
- a CDS encoding DUF58 domain-containing protein codes for MSDPAALRACAEGIAEALPPLLADAEHLAQAVLLGEHGRRRAGMGDEFWQYRPAHAGDEARMIDWRRSGRSDAHFVREKEWQAAQSVLIWVDDSASMGFAGDKTHPSKAERARVLAMAVAVLLNRGGERVGLLGSGLPPRRGALQLLRMADILSAAQGEADYGAPEARGMAPHSRAVFLSDFLGDLAPVERTLTEAADRGVTGAMLQILDPAEEAFPYDGRTIFESMGGSLRHETLKAGELKVRYLERLAERKARLAELARVTGWYYSTHHSGEGAQGALLWLYRALERVR; via the coding sequence GTGAGCGACCCCGCCGCCCTCCGCGCCTGCGCCGAAGGCATCGCCGAGGCGCTGCCGCCGCTGCTCGCCGATGCCGAGCATCTGGCGCAGGCGGTGCTTCTGGGCGAGCACGGGCGCCGGCGCGCGGGGATGGGCGACGAGTTCTGGCAATACCGCCCGGCGCATGCTGGCGACGAGGCGCGAATGATCGACTGGCGCCGGTCCGGCCGGTCGGACGCGCATTTCGTGCGGGAAAAGGAATGGCAGGCCGCGCAGAGCGTGCTGATCTGGGTCGACGATTCCGCCTCCATGGGCTTTGCGGGCGACAAGACCCACCCCAGTAAGGCCGAACGCGCCCGGGTCTTGGCGATGGCGGTGGCCGTCCTGCTGAACCGCGGCGGAGAGCGCGTGGGCCTCTTGGGCTCCGGATTGCCCCCGCGCCGGGGGGCGCTGCAACTCCTGCGCATGGCCGACATCCTGAGCGCCGCGCAGGGGGAGGCCGATTACGGGGCGCCGGAGGCCCGCGGGATGGCACCCCACTCCCGCGCGGTCTTCCTGTCCGATTTCCTCGGTGACCTGGCGCCGGTGGAGCGCACGCTGACCGAGGCCGCCGATCGGGGCGTCACCGGCGCAATGCTGCAGATCCTGGACCCCGCGGAGGAAGCATTCCCCTATGACGGGCGCACCATCTTCGAGAGCATGGGCGGCAGCCTGCGCCACGAGACGCTGAAGGCGGGAGAATTGAAGGTCCGGTACCTCGAACGACTGGCCGAACGCAAGGCGCGGCTGGCCGAGCTTGCGCGCGTCACTGGCTGGTATTACTCCACGCATCACTCGGGCGAAGGGGCGCAAGGAGCGCTTCTGTGGTTGTACCGCGCCCTCGAACGGGTGCGCTGA
- a CDS encoding DUF4159 domain-containing protein, whose product MWTIGGIGFAAPALLWALVALPALWLVLRAVPPAPIRRRFPGVALLLGLTDDETQTDKTPWWLLLLRMLAVAALIVAFAGPILNPRDRQPGEGPLLVFIDGTWADARDWPRRMDRVEAILDEAGRDGRPVAVVQATDLPEAGLPFQAAEAWISRLAGLEPAPWLPDVQALGVWADGLDGGFDTFWMSGGLDYEGRQGLLTTFTAAGDVRVFESPRPVVVLRPAAFEDGAIRLTALRARADDASEVTFSATGRDPAGVERVLARTQATFEAGAGTVETELVLPPELRNRISRFAVEGVRSAGAVTLTDDSLKRREVALLAGRENREGLQLLSPLFYLNKALEPTADLVDGTLSDIILASPDVIVLADIATLAAAEAEALQGWVEDGGLLVRFAGPRLAASDVSRDAEDPLMPVRLRVGGRTVGGAMSWGEPKQLRPFAESSPFVGLEVPPDVRVNAQVMAQPDPQLVDRSIAALTDGTPLVTRKKLGQGQVVLFHVTANVEWSTLPLSGLFVQMLERLAVSTRPARPEAAELQGTTWVAETVLDAFGDVGEAGTLPGIPGEKLADARPGPDLPPGLYAGDDRRLALNVVGPETQIAPIAWPARIPVEGLALARETLLKGWVLTAALAFFAADILASLWLSGRLRGQRSGAVAALVLALMLPMEADAQQATDDALALKATTEVVLAHVVTGDARVDEVARAGLRGLSEKLTQRTSIEPAEPIAVNLETDELSLFPFLYWPVTAGQPQPSSEAYAKLNRYLRTGGMILFDTRDADVARFGGGSPEGRRLQRLAQPLDVPPLEPVPTDHVLTRTFYLLQDFPGRHASRDVWVEAAPADAEQAEGMPFRDLNDGVTPVVIGGNDWAAAWAVDGQGGAMFPVGRGYAGERQREIAFRFGINLMMHVLTGNYKSDQVHVPALLDRLGQ is encoded by the coding sequence ATGTGGACGATCGGCGGCATCGGGTTCGCCGCGCCGGCGTTGCTTTGGGCGCTGGTCGCGCTTCCGGCGTTGTGGCTTGTGTTGCGCGCCGTGCCGCCGGCGCCGATCCGCCGGCGGTTTCCGGGCGTCGCGCTGCTCCTCGGGCTGACCGACGACGAGACCCAGACAGACAAGACGCCCTGGTGGCTGCTGCTGCTTCGCATGCTGGCGGTCGCGGCGCTCATCGTCGCCTTCGCCGGCCCGATCCTGAACCCGCGGGACCGGCAGCCGGGCGAGGGGCCGCTTCTCGTCTTCATCGACGGCACCTGGGCGGACGCGCGCGACTGGCCGCGTAGGATGGACCGGGTCGAGGCGATTCTGGACGAGGCCGGGCGCGACGGACGGCCCGTGGCCGTGGTGCAGGCGACCGACCTGCCCGAGGCGGGACTGCCCTTCCAGGCGGCAGAGGCCTGGATCAGCCGGCTTGCCGGGCTGGAACCCGCGCCCTGGCTGCCCGACGTGCAGGCGCTGGGCGTATGGGCCGACGGGCTGGACGGCGGGTTCGATACCTTCTGGATGTCCGGCGGGTTGGATTACGAGGGGCGGCAGGGTCTGCTGACCACATTCACCGCCGCGGGCGACGTCCGCGTGTTCGAAAGCCCCCGGCCGGTTGTTGTGCTACGTCCTGCGGCCTTCGAGGACGGGGCGATCCGGCTGACCGCGTTGCGCGCCCGGGCGGACGATGCCTCCGAGGTCACGTTCAGCGCGACGGGTCGGGACCCGGCGGGGGTGGAGCGGGTTCTGGCCCGGACGCAGGCCACGTTCGAGGCGGGCGCGGGCACGGTCGAGACCGAGCTCGTCCTGCCGCCCGAGTTGCGCAACCGCATCAGTCGCTTCGCGGTCGAGGGGGTGCGCTCTGCCGGTGCGGTCACGCTGACCGATGACAGCCTCAAGCGCCGAGAAGTCGCGCTTCTTGCAGGGCGCGAAAACCGCGAGGGGCTGCAATTGCTCTCGCCGCTGTTCTACCTGAACAAGGCGCTCGAGCCGACCGCGGACCTAGTCGACGGCACCCTGTCCGACATCATTCTTGCCAGCCCCGACGTGATCGTATTGGCCGATATCGCGACGCTCGCAGCCGCCGAGGCCGAGGCGTTGCAGGGCTGGGTCGAGGATGGCGGGTTGCTGGTGCGGTTCGCGGGCCCCCGCCTCGCCGCCTCGGATGTCAGCCGCGACGCCGAAGACCCGCTGATGCCGGTGCGCCTGCGCGTGGGCGGGCGCACCGTCGGCGGCGCGATGAGCTGGGGCGAGCCCAAGCAGTTGCGGCCTTTCGCGGAATCATCTCCCTTCGTCGGGCTGGAGGTGCCGCCAGACGTCCGGGTGAACGCGCAGGTCATGGCCCAGCCCGACCCGCAGCTTGTCGACCGCTCCATCGCGGCGCTGACCGACGGCACGCCGCTGGTTACCCGCAAGAAGCTGGGCCAAGGGCAGGTGGTGTTGTTCCACGTTACTGCCAACGTCGAATGGTCGACCCTGCCGCTCTCGGGCCTGTTCGTGCAGATGCTTGAACGGTTGGCCGTCTCGACGCGCCCTGCGCGCCCCGAGGCGGCGGAACTGCAGGGCACCACCTGGGTCGCCGAAACGGTTCTGGACGCCTTCGGCGACGTGGGCGAGGCCGGCACGCTGCCCGGCATCCCCGGCGAGAAACTAGCCGACGCGCGCCCCGGCCCCGACCTTCCGCCGGGGCTCTATGCCGGCGACGACCGCCGCCTCGCGCTCAACGTCGTCGGCCCCGAAACCCAGATCGCGCCGATCGCCTGGCCCGCGCGCATCCCCGTCGAGGGGCTCGCGCTGGCGCGCGAGACGCTCTTGAAAGGCTGGGTCCTGACCGCGGCGCTCGCGTTTTTCGCCGCCGATATCCTCGCCTCGCTCTGGCTCTCGGGGCGGCTCCGCGGCCAGCGCTCGGGCGCGGTTGCAGCGCTGGTGCTGGCGCTGATGCTGCCGATGGAGGCCGACGCGCAACAGGCCACGGACGACGCGCTGGCGCTGAAGGCCACGACCGAGGTGGTGCTGGCCCATGTGGTGACCGGCGACGCCCGGGTGGACGAGGTGGCACGCGCGGGGCTGCGCGGGCTGTCGGAAAAACTGACCCAGCGCACCTCAATCGAGCCCGCCGAGCCCATCGCCGTGAACCTCGAAACCGACGAGCTGTCCCTCTTCCCCTTCCTCTACTGGCCGGTGACCGCGGGCCAGCCGCAGCCCTCGTCCGAGGCCTATGCCAAGCTCAACCGCTACCTGCGTACCGGCGGCATGATCCTGTTCGACACGCGCGACGCCGACGTCGCCCGGTTCGGCGGCGGCTCGCCCGAGGGCCGGCGCTTGCAGCGACTCGCCCAGCCGCTCGACGTGCCGCCGCTGGAACCCGTGCCCACCGACCACGTGCTCACGCGGACCTTTTACCTGCTCCAGGACTTCCCCGGCCGCCATGCCAGCCGCGATGTCTGGGTCGAAGCCGCGCCGGCGGACGCCGAACAGGCCGAGGGCATGCCGTTCCGCGACCTCAATGACGGTGTCACGCCGGTGGTGATCGGCGGCAACGACTGGGCGGCGGCCTGGGCGGTGGACGGGCAGGGCGGGGCGATGTTCCCGGTCGGCCGAGGCTATGCCGGCGAGCGCCAGCGCGAAATCGCCTTCCGCTTCGGGATCAACCTCATGATGCATGTGCTGACCGGCAACTACAAATCCGATCAGGTCCACGTGCCCGCGCTGCTCGACAGGCTGGGCCAATGA
- a CDS encoding IS630 family transposase translates to MQALEQKRKDVADLRRIWIAKRQPFMANHLDRLAFVDETSVKTNMAKTTGWAPFGQRLVDHAPFGHWRTQTFVAALRHDRLDAPWIIDGAMNAEMFALYIETQLGPTLRKGDVVILDNLSSHKAPAAAASLRAIGTWFLFLPPYSPDLNPIEMAFSKLKSLIRKAAARTYDQLWAAVGHVCDLFSDQECYNYFKAAGYEAD, encoded by the coding sequence CTGCAGGCGCTTGAGCAGAAGCGCAAGGATGTCGCCGATCTGCGGCGCATCTGGATCGCGAAACGCCAGCCCTTCATGGCCAACCATCTGGACCGGCTGGCCTTTGTGGACGAGACCTCGGTCAAAACCAACATGGCCAAGACGACCGGCTGGGCCCCGTTCGGGCAGCGCCTCGTCGATCACGCGCCGTTCGGACATTGGCGCACCCAGACCTTCGTCGCGGCCCTGCGCCACGACCGGCTCGACGCACCATGGATCATCGACGGGGCGATGAACGCCGAGATGTTCGCCCTCTACATCGAAACCCAGCTGGGGCCGACGCTGCGCAAAGGCGACGTTGTCATTCTCGACAACCTGTCGAGCCATAAGGCCCCGGCCGCAGCGGCGTCCCTGCGTGCGATTGGCACCTGGTTCCTGTTCTTGCCGCCTTACAGCCCGGACCTGAACCCCATCGAAATGGCGTTCTCAAAGCTGAAGTCGCTCATAAGGAAGGCAGCCGCGCGAACCTACGATCAACTTTGGGCGGCCGTCGGCCATGTCTGCGACCTCTTCTCAGACCAAGAATGCTACAACTACTTCAAGGCGGCCGGCTATGAGGCCGATTAA
- a CDS encoding DUF1285 domain-containing protein: MIVRPDAEKLAKSARAAAVEGKLPPVDSWDPPFCGDLDMRIARDGTWFYLGTPIGRAPLVRLFSTILKREGETYFLVTPVEKVGITVEDVPFVAVDFECSGEGAAQVLSFVTNVGDRVAAGPEHPIRVERDPETGEPSPYVHVRGGLEARIDRKSFYRLVEIGTRERHAGEEWFGLRSGGVFFPVIPSAELP, translated from the coding sequence ATGATCGTGAGACCCGACGCCGAAAAACTCGCGAAATCCGCCCGCGCGGCGGCCGTGGAGGGCAAACTACCTCCGGTTGATTCGTGGGATCCGCCCTTCTGCGGCGATCTCGACATGCGGATCGCGCGCGACGGGACCTGGTTCTATCTCGGCACGCCGATCGGCCGGGCGCCGCTGGTGCGGCTGTTCTCGACCATCCTGAAGCGCGAGGGCGAGACGTATTTCCTGGTCACGCCGGTCGAGAAGGTGGGCATCACCGTCGAGGACGTGCCCTTCGTGGCGGTCGATTTCGAATGCAGCGGCGAGGGCGCGGCGCAGGTGCTGAGTTTCGTGACGAATGTCGGCGACCGGGTCGCCGCGGGGCCCGAGCACCCGATCCGGGTGGAGCGCGACCCCGAGACCGGCGAGCCTTCGCCTTACGTCCATGTCCGCGGCGGGCTGGAGGCGCGAATCGACCGCAAGAGTTTCTACCGGCTGGTCGAGATCGGCACGCGCGAACGTCACGCGGGCGAGGAGTGGTTCGGCCTCCGCTCGGGCGGCGTGTTCTTCCCGGTGATCCCGTCGGCCGAACTGCCCTGA
- a CDS encoding helix-turn-helix domain-containing protein: MGKPHPIELRERVVAFVDEGHGHREAARHFRVSPKFVNELIKLRRETGSLKPRPQGNGGGHGKLAGVTGWIEARVAAKGEITLDELAVELAETHGIEVHRGTIWRVLRGLGLTHEKRPAGA; the protein is encoded by the coding sequence ATGGGCAAACCACATCCGATAGAGCTACGCGAGCGTGTCGTCGCGTTCGTGGACGAAGGTCATGGGCATCGCGAAGCGGCACGGCACTTCCGGGTATCGCCGAAGTTCGTGAACGAGCTGATCAAACTGCGTCGCGAGACCGGATCACTCAAGCCCCGGCCCCAAGGCAATGGCGGCGGGCACGGCAAGCTTGCGGGCGTGACCGGCTGGATCGAAGCCCGCGTCGCCGCCAAGGGCGAGATCACGCTCGATGAATTGGCCGTTGAGCTGGCCGAAACCCATGGCATCGAGGTCCATCGCGGCACGATCTGGCGGGTGCTGCGCGGGCTTGGTCTGACGCACGAAAAAAGACCTGCAGGCGCTTGA